A single Macaca mulatta isolate MMU2019108-1 chromosome 15, T2T-MMU8v2.0, whole genome shotgun sequence DNA region contains:
- the LOC712843 gene encoding olfactory receptor 13C9 — MEWENQTILVEFFLKGLSGYPRLELLFFVLIFLMYVVILLGNGTLILISILDPHLHTPMYFFLGNLSFLDICYTTTSIPSTLVSLLSERKTISLSGCAVQMFLGLSMGTTECVLLGMMAFDRYVAICNPLRYPIIMCKDAYVPMAVGSWFAGIVNSAVQTTFVVQLPFCRNNVINHFSCEILAVMKMACADISGNEFIMLVATILFTLMPLLLIIISYSLIISSILKIHSSEGRSKAFSTCSAHLTVVIIFYGTILSMYMKPKSKETFNSDYLEATDKIISMFYGVMTPMMNPLIYSLRNKDVKEAVKHLLNRRFFSK; from the coding sequence ATGGAATGGGAAAACCAAACCATTCTGGTGGAATTTTTTCTGAAGGGACTTTCTGGTTACCCAAGGCTTGAGTTACTCTTTTTTGTGCTAATATTCTTAATGTATGTGGTCATCCTTCTAGGCAATGGTACTCTCATTTTAATCAGCATCTTGGATCCTCACCTTCACACCCCTATGTACTTCTTTCTGGGGAACCTCTCCTTCTTGGACATCTGCTACACCACCACCTCTATTCCCTCCACCTTGGTGAGCTTGCTTTCAGAAAGAAAGACCATTTCCCTTTCTGGCTGTGCAGTGCAGATGTTCCTTGGCTTGTCCATGGGGACAACAGAATGTGTGCTCCTGGGCATGATGGCCTTTGACCGCTATGTGGCTATCTGCAACCCTCTGAGATATCCCATCATCATGTGCAAGGATGCCTATGTACCCATGGCTGTTGGGTCCTGGTTTGCAGGGATTGTCAACTCTGCAGTACAAACTACATTTGTAGTACAATTGCCTTTCTGCAGGAATAATGTCATCAATCATTTCTCCTGTGAAATTCTAGCTGTCATGAAGATGGCCTGTGCTGACATCTCAGGCAATGAGTTCATCATGCTTGTGGCCACAATATTGTTCACATTGATGCCACTGCTCTTGATTATTATCTCTTACTCATTAATCATTTCCAGCATCCTCAAGATTCACTCCTCTGAGGGGAGAAGCAAAGCTTTCTCTACCTGCTCAGCCCATCTGACTGTGGTCATAATATTCTATGGGACCATCCTCTCCATGTACATGAAGCCCAAGTCTAAGGAGACATTTAATTCAGACTACTTGGAAGCTACCGACAAAATTATATCCATGTTCTATGGGGTGATGACTCCCATGATGAATCCTTTAATCTACAGTCTTAGAAACAAAGATGTGAAGGAGGCAGTGAAACATCTACTGAACAGAAGGTTCTTTAGCAAGTGA